In Pseudothermotoga hypogea DSM 11164 = NBRC 106472, the following are encoded in one genomic region:
- the rlmN gene encoding 23S rRNA (adenine(2503)-C(2))-methyltransferase RlmN produces the protein MSYEEVVDVVKQMGLEKYRADQLLDWVYKKRVFTFEGMTNLSKEHRALFREKFTVKLPRLIEKRVSKIDKTTKFLYELEDGNTIESVLLFHEGYATACISTQVGCPIKCAFCATGQSGYVRNLTVAEIVGQVLAVENDSGRNIRNVVYMGMGEPFLNYDNVVKSIKILIHPKMKDMGVRRITVSTVGIPDKITRFADEGLDVRLAISLHAASNEKRDTIVPINRKYSIEEVLQAAKIYQEKTDRRITIEYILIKEFNDFDEDARRLAKLLKDLKAYVNLIPVNATSASFERPSHWKMVRFKEILLENGIEAELRQEKGADIEAACGQLRLRRMQAKS, from the coding sequence ATGAGTTACGAAGAAGTTGTGGACGTTGTTAAGCAGATGGGTTTGGAAAAATACCGTGCGGACCAGTTGCTGGATTGGGTTTACAAGAAGCGTGTCTTCACCTTCGAAGGCATGACGAACCTTTCCAAGGAGCACAGAGCGCTCTTCAGAGAGAAGTTCACTGTAAAGTTGCCAAGGTTGATCGAAAAGAGAGTGTCGAAGATAGATAAGACAACGAAATTTCTCTACGAGCTGGAAGATGGCAACACCATCGAATCGGTGCTTTTGTTCCACGAAGGCTATGCCACCGCATGCATCTCCACGCAGGTGGGCTGTCCCATAAAATGTGCTTTCTGCGCAACCGGCCAAAGTGGTTATGTTAGGAACCTGACCGTTGCCGAGATCGTCGGACAGGTGCTCGCGGTAGAGAACGATTCGGGTAGGAACATCAGAAACGTCGTTTACATGGGCATGGGAGAACCATTTCTGAACTACGATAACGTGGTGAAGAGCATCAAGATTTTGATCCATCCGAAGATGAAAGACATGGGAGTTAGAAGGATCACCGTGAGCACGGTGGGGATACCAGACAAGATAACCAGGTTCGCCGATGAAGGCCTCGATGTTCGACTGGCCATATCGTTGCACGCTGCGAGTAACGAGAAACGAGACACGATAGTGCCCATCAACAGAAAATACTCGATCGAGGAAGTGTTGCAGGCCGCAAAGATCTACCAGGAAAAGACCGACAGACGAATCACGATCGAGTACATCCTCATTAAGGAATTCAACGACTTTGACGAAGACGCTCGCAGGCTCGCGAAGCTGTTGAAAGATCTGAAGGCCTATGTCAACCTGATTCCCGTCAATGCAACCTCGGCCAGTTTCGAAAGACCATCGCACTGGAAAATGGTCAGATTCAAGGAGATTCTGCTTGAAAATGGTATCGAGGCAGAGCTCAGGCAGGAGAAAGGAGCGGACATAGAAGCGGCATGCGGTCAGCTCAGGTTGAGAAGAATGCAAGCAAAGTCTTGA
- a CDS encoding PASTA domain-containing protein produces the protein MRSAQVEKNASKVLKAIFGFILFFLIGSLLGTFVFLIFFWFRPAQVIVPDVAGMSVDRAKQILQNAGLKVGQIHGEGLVQFTVPQEKSRVRKGRTVNLFCEEPRRLTVPNLVGAPRETAEVILQSMGFKVRIAQMPFKGADGRVMGIYPPVGTELKKGEEVSILIDVGEPGRD, from the coding sequence ATGCGGTCAGCTCAGGTTGAGAAGAATGCAAGCAAAGTCTTGAAAGCAATCTTTGGATTCATCCTCTTCTTTCTCATCGGTTCCTTGCTTGGGACGTTCGTTTTTTTGATCTTTTTCTGGTTCAGGCCAGCCCAAGTGATCGTTCCCGACGTGGCGGGTATGAGCGTTGATCGAGCAAAACAAATTCTCCAAAATGCTGGGCTCAAGGTGGGACAAATCCACGGTGAAGGCTTGGTTCAGTTCACCGTACCTCAGGAGAAGAGCAGGGTTAGAAAAGGTAGGACGGTGAACTTGTTCTGTGAGGAACCTCGCAGACTCACCGTGCCGAACTTGGTTGGAGCGCCGAGAGAAACGGCCGAAGTCATTCTGCAGAGCATGGGCTTCAAGGTTAGAATAGCTCAGATGCCGTTCAAAGGTGCAGACGGCAGGGTGATGGGCATTTATCCACCCGTAGGTACAGAGCTGAAGAAGGGTGAGGAAGTTTCGATCCTCATAGACGTGGGTGAACCGGGGAGGGATTGA
- the rsgA gene encoding ribosome small subunit-dependent GTPase A, translating into MRNRGVVVKFMSNALIVEDINTKERIRCVLRGRFRLTDLKPVVGDIVEYVRVHDIGVVESILKRKNELPKPKIANVDQVVCVYTLRRPEVPLLVLDKLLVLVEEANLNALIVLNKIDLLTEEDEQRKRLFLETYSKLYPVVMTSAKTKHGIDQLVEHFKDKTSVFAGPSGVGKSSLLNVICPGANLKTQEVSEKLERGRHTTTAAELLHLPFGGLVADTPGFSLIEVDHIRADKLKYYFKEIREHGNCLFKDCNHIDEPGCKIKELVEEGVIARSRYENYLEIYKEVSEK; encoded by the coding sequence ATCAGAAACAGAGGTGTGGTGGTCAAATTCATGTCGAACGCTCTGATCGTTGAAGACATCAACACCAAAGAGAGGATCAGATGCGTTCTCAGAGGAAGATTCAGACTAACCGATCTCAAACCCGTTGTAGGAGACATCGTCGAGTATGTGCGCGTGCACGACATCGGTGTGGTTGAGTCCATACTGAAACGCAAGAATGAACTACCCAAGCCTAAGATCGCGAACGTCGATCAAGTCGTGTGCGTTTACACGCTCCGCAGGCCCGAGGTCCCCCTTTTGGTCCTCGACAAGCTCCTCGTGCTCGTCGAAGAGGCCAATCTGAACGCCTTGATCGTGCTGAACAAGATCGATCTGCTCACGGAAGAAGACGAACAACGAAAGAGACTTTTCCTCGAAACTTACTCGAAGCTGTATCCTGTGGTGATGACGAGCGCCAAGACCAAGCATGGTATAGACCAGCTTGTGGAACACTTCAAAGACAAAACCTCTGTTTTCGCTGGCCCTTCGGGCGTTGGAAAGAGCAGTCTGCTCAACGTGATCTGCCCGGGGGCAAACCTCAAGACTCAGGAAGTTTCCGAAAAACTCGAACGCGGAAGACACACAACCACGGCCGCCGAGCTGCTACACCTTCCCTTCGGAGGGCTCGTTGCAGACACCCCGGGTTTTTCATTGATAGAGGTCGACCACATACGAGCAGACAAGTTGAAGTATTATTTCAAAGAAATCAGGGAACATGGAAACTGCCTCTTCAAAGACTGTAATCACATCGACGAACCTGGATGTAAGATAAAGGAGCTCGTCGAGGAAGGCGTCATAGCGAGGAGCCGCTATGAGAATTATCTCGAGATTTACAAGGAAGTGAGTGAAAAATGA
- the rpe gene encoding ribulose-phosphate 3-epimerase, with the protein MRLISASILACDLSRLAEEIKRVQPYIDMVHFDVMDGVFVPNITFGLPLLEAVKTCTDLPIDAHLMIIDADKYVERFAQAGASWIGVHYEACTHLHRTIQKIKESGAKAYAVLNPHTPVEVLTDILVELDAVLLMTVNPGFSGQKFIEWTVEKIKRLRRMIKERSLDVKIMVDGGVNEETMQKVVCAGAEILVMGYGIFRNPDPSSVRRMLEGIECSC; encoded by the coding sequence ATGAGGTTGATCTCAGCTTCGATCCTTGCGTGCGATCTTTCAAGACTCGCTGAGGAGATCAAAAGGGTACAGCCCTACATAGACATGGTGCATTTCGATGTGATGGACGGTGTGTTCGTGCCCAACATCACGTTCGGTTTGCCTCTGCTCGAGGCGGTGAAAACCTGCACGGACTTGCCGATCGACGCGCACCTGATGATCATAGACGCAGACAAGTATGTCGAAAGATTCGCCCAGGCTGGTGCATCCTGGATAGGTGTTCATTACGAAGCGTGCACGCACCTTCACAGAACGATCCAAAAGATAAAAGAAAGCGGTGCGAAAGCTTATGCCGTCTTGAATCCCCACACCCCCGTTGAGGTGCTCACCGACATTCTGGTGGAACTCGACGCCGTGCTCTTGATGACCGTCAATCCAGGCTTTTCTGGTCAAAAGTTCATAGAATGGACCGTTGAAAAGATAAAACGCCTCAGGCGCATGATAAAGGAAAGATCGCTCGATGTGAAGATCATGGTCGACGGTGGCGTGAACGAAGAAACAATGCAAAAGGTCGTCTGTGCCGGGGCAGAAATACTCGTCATGGGTTATGGCATATTCAGAAACCCCGATCCATCCTCGGTGAGGAGGATGCTGGAGGGAATCGAATGCTCCTGTTAG
- the rdgB gene encoding RdgB/HAM1 family non-canonical purine NTP pyrophosphatase, translating to MLLLATKNRHKVEEIRRFVPEGLKIVTLQDMNIHQEAEENGETFVENAIKKAVFYAQIADLPTIADDSGLMIDALNGFPGVKSARFMPNASYREKMQFILKMLEGRTDRTARFVCAAAYYDPKERLLVCAEGIVEGHISEEIRGTFGFGYDPIFIPEGFHETFGELNEVKHTISHRYRAFSKLFSLLNAIILAK from the coding sequence ATGCTCCTGTTAGCGACGAAGAACAGACACAAGGTTGAAGAGATAAGAAGGTTCGTACCCGAAGGTCTGAAAATAGTCACTCTTCAAGACATGAATATCCATCAAGAAGCGGAGGAAAACGGCGAAACGTTCGTTGAGAACGCCATAAAGAAAGCCGTCTTTTACGCGCAGATCGCTGATCTTCCAACGATCGCCGACGACTCCGGTCTGATGATAGATGCTCTCAACGGTTTCCCAGGCGTCAAATCCGCAAGGTTCATGCCCAACGCAAGTTACAGGGAAAAGATGCAGTTCATCTTGAAGATGCTCGAGGGCAGGACCGACAGAACCGCACGCTTCGTTTGTGCGGCGGCTTATTACGATCCAAAAGAAAGGCTCCTCGTCTGTGCAGAGGGTATCGTGGAAGGACACATAAGCGAAGAAATACGTGGAACTTTCGGCTTCGGGTACGATCCCATTTTCATACCCGAAGGTTTCCACGAGACGTTCGGCGAACTCAACGAAGTGAAGCACACCATTAGTCACAGGTACAGAGCTTTTTCGAAACTCTTTTCGCTTCTGAATGCTATAATTTTAGCCAAGTAA
- the leuS gene encoding leucine--tRNA ligase, which produces MPKYEPSEIEPRWQKYWEEKKFFKTPQRSEKPKYYMLVMFPYPSGTLHVGHVKNYVIGDAVARYKRMRGYNVLHPFGYDAFGLPAENAAIERKIHPRDWTLDNINIIRKQIKRLGISYDWDREVITCLEPYYKWTEWIFLKLYEAGLAYKKKAAVNWCPRCMTSLANEQVKDGRCERCGTPITIRHLEQWFFKITDYAERLLKDLDKLTGWPEHVKAMQKNWIGESKGAKVKFKVDGLDLDIEIFTTRPDTLWGVTFMALAPESPLVEQIVLPELKHDLEHFLTRVSTQDRHRRGALEAEKEGFFTGRYAINPVNGEKVPIYVANYILMEYGTGAIMGVPAHDQRDYEFAKKYNLPIRQVIEPFEPFDEDKAYDGPGIMVNSGPLSGTRVPEGIEKVIDWLEEKGLGKRSVQYKLRDWLISRQRYWGAPIPIVYCEKCGIVPVPEKDLPVTLPYDVEFLPTGQSPLALKEEFKKTTCPRCGGPATREVDTMDTFVDSSWYFLRYVNPDLDDAPFKKEDVDYWLPVDQYVGGVEHAILHLLYSRFITKVLHDLGYLSFDEPFTNLFTQGMIYKDGAKMSKSKGNVVSPDDMIEKYGADTLRLYILFMGPPEKDAEWSDAGIEGVHRFIKRAWNLIDKIVSLNDQGSSEMGPRERELRRKLHSALLKITQDMEGGFKFNTAISGLMELVNDVSDYLQEVPQERWHVSLLKEFAEKFVLMISPFAPHFAEELWHAMGKTTSIMEESWPEYDPEALKVEEVEIAVQVNGKLRDRIRVPVDATKQDALKIALESEKVKKFLNGEPKDAIYVPKRLLNIIV; this is translated from the coding sequence GTGCCGAAATACGAACCGAGCGAGATAGAACCCAGGTGGCAGAAATACTGGGAAGAGAAGAAGTTCTTCAAAACGCCTCAGCGGAGCGAAAAGCCGAAGTACTACATGCTCGTCATGTTCCCGTATCCTTCGGGAACTTTGCACGTCGGGCACGTGAAGAACTACGTGATAGGAGATGCAGTCGCTCGCTACAAACGCATGCGTGGATACAACGTGTTGCATCCGTTCGGCTACGATGCCTTCGGACTACCCGCAGAGAACGCCGCTATTGAGAGAAAAATCCATCCGAGAGACTGGACGTTGGACAACATCAACATCATAAGAAAACAGATAAAGCGACTCGGAATCAGTTACGACTGGGACAGGGAAGTGATCACCTGTCTTGAGCCATATTACAAGTGGACAGAATGGATCTTCCTCAAGCTCTACGAAGCGGGCTTGGCTTACAAGAAGAAAGCCGCCGTGAACTGGTGCCCCAGGTGCATGACCTCGCTCGCGAACGAACAGGTGAAGGATGGAAGGTGCGAACGCTGTGGCACACCTATAACGATCAGGCATTTGGAACAATGGTTCTTCAAAATAACCGATTATGCGGAAAGACTTTTGAAAGACCTCGACAAGCTCACAGGCTGGCCAGAACACGTCAAAGCGATGCAGAAAAACTGGATCGGTGAGAGCAAGGGGGCGAAGGTCAAATTCAAAGTCGATGGTCTCGACCTCGATATCGAGATATTCACGACCAGGCCAGACACACTGTGGGGCGTCACTTTCATGGCGTTGGCGCCCGAATCACCGTTGGTGGAGCAAATCGTTCTGCCCGAACTCAAACACGATCTCGAGCATTTCCTGACTCGTGTGAGCACACAGGACAGACACAGAAGGGGTGCACTCGAAGCCGAGAAAGAAGGCTTTTTCACTGGAAGGTATGCGATAAACCCCGTGAACGGTGAGAAGGTCCCCATCTACGTGGCGAACTACATACTCATGGAGTATGGTACGGGCGCCATCATGGGCGTGCCAGCACACGATCAGAGAGACTACGAGTTCGCGAAGAAGTACAACTTACCGATAAGACAGGTCATAGAGCCTTTCGAACCTTTCGATGAAGACAAAGCCTACGATGGTCCTGGGATCATGGTGAACAGCGGTCCTTTGAGTGGAACGAGAGTCCCCGAGGGCATAGAGAAGGTCATCGACTGGCTGGAAGAAAAAGGCTTGGGTAAACGTTCTGTGCAGTACAAGCTGAGAGACTGGCTCATATCACGTCAGAGGTACTGGGGTGCACCGATACCCATCGTGTACTGCGAGAAGTGTGGCATTGTGCCCGTGCCCGAGAAGGATCTTCCCGTGACACTGCCCTACGACGTCGAATTCCTGCCTACGGGTCAATCTCCGCTCGCACTGAAGGAAGAGTTCAAGAAGACAACCTGTCCGCGTTGTGGAGGTCCAGCAACACGCGAAGTCGACACGATGGACACCTTTGTCGATTCTTCTTGGTACTTTCTCCGTTACGTCAATCCCGATCTTGACGATGCACCGTTCAAGAAGGAAGACGTCGATTACTGGTTGCCGGTCGATCAGTACGTTGGTGGGGTGGAGCACGCTATACTGCACCTGCTCTATTCGAGGTTCATAACGAAGGTCCTGCACGACCTTGGATACCTCAGTTTCGACGAACCTTTCACGAACCTCTTCACTCAGGGCATGATTTACAAAGATGGCGCGAAGATGAGCAAGAGCAAGGGAAACGTCGTCTCGCCAGACGATATGATAGAGAAGTACGGTGCCGACACGCTCAGGCTCTACATACTTTTCATGGGACCACCAGAGAAGGATGCGGAATGGAGCGACGCAGGCATCGAGGGCGTCCACAGGTTCATCAAAAGGGCGTGGAACTTGATAGACAAGATCGTATCCTTGAACGATCAAGGTTCTTCCGAGATGGGTCCCAGAGAAAGGGAACTGAGAAGGAAACTACACTCTGCACTCTTGAAGATCACCCAAGACATGGAAGGTGGCTTCAAGTTCAACACGGCGATCAGTGGCTTGATGGAACTCGTGAACGACGTGTCGGACTATTTGCAGGAAGTTCCACAGGAGCGGTGGCACGTATCTTTGTTGAAAGAGTTTGCCGAAAAGTTCGTTTTGATGATCTCTCCTTTCGCCCCACACTTTGCAGAAGAACTTTGGCACGCGATGGGTAAAACGACCTCCATCATGGAGGAAAGCTGGCCAGAGTACGATCCAGAAGCATTGAAGGTAGAAGAAGTGGAGATCGCGGTGCAGGTGAACGGCAAGCTGAGAGACAGAATAAGAGTCCCTGTGGACGCAACGAAACAAGACGCATTGAAGATCGCGTTGGAGAGTGAGAAAGTCAAAAAGTTCTTGAACGGAGAGCCGAAAGACGCCATATACGTTCCAAAGAGACTTCTGAACATCATCGTGTGA
- a CDS encoding N-acyl-D-amino-acid deacylase family protein, whose product MYDVLIRNGMVVDGTNGPWFYADLAIEDGKIVEMGKLNRRRAKVVIDAKGMFVCPGFIDIHSHSDFSAFVNPFCESKLRQGVTTELVGNCGYSLAPLIGSALEETKNYYREMYGVEAGWQSVSEYLDALQRARPAINYAMLVGHGTIRKSIVGYENRRPTAEEMRRMKDLVAQSLRQGAFGLSTGLIYPPGSFAETDEITELCKVVARYNGFYATHMRSESARLIESVEETIEIGKRSNVSVQISHHKACGEKYFGKVKETLKMIEQARNEGYDVTCDVYPYTATATDLDAILPDWVHENGTERMLERLKDPKIREKIKQQIDPIQKAMGGYDKIHISYVVSEKNKPFQGKSLAEIAKVLSKDPLEAAFDLIVEERGRVGMMRFAMDEEDVKLVIKSPYSMIGSDGSALSTEGVLSQGHPHPRNFGTFVRVLARYVRELKLLSVEEAVWKMTSFPARKIGILDRGILRPKMTADIVIFDLDRVQELATFGDPKRYPKGIVHVLVNGVVVLRDEELTGERPGRVLRKFGK is encoded by the coding sequence ATGTACGACGTGCTCATCAGGAACGGAATGGTCGTGGACGGAACTAACGGTCCATGGTTCTACGCAGATTTAGCCATCGAAGACGGAAAGATAGTCGAGATGGGAAAACTAAATCGAAGAAGAGCGAAAGTTGTGATCGATGCGAAGGGTATGTTCGTCTGTCCGGGCTTCATCGACATACACAGCCATTCGGACTTTTCGGCTTTCGTCAATCCTTTCTGCGAAAGCAAGCTCAGGCAGGGCGTGACCACGGAGCTCGTGGGAAACTGTGGTTATTCTTTGGCTCCCTTGATCGGTAGTGCGCTCGAAGAGACAAAGAATTACTACAGAGAGATGTACGGCGTCGAGGCTGGTTGGCAGAGCGTCTCAGAGTATCTGGATGCGCTTCAACGTGCAAGGCCAGCGATAAACTACGCAATGCTCGTCGGACACGGAACGATCAGAAAGTCGATCGTGGGATACGAAAACAGAAGACCAACGGCTGAAGAAATGAGAAGAATGAAAGACCTCGTCGCGCAATCCTTGAGGCAAGGTGCCTTCGGCCTGAGCACAGGTTTGATATATCCTCCAGGAAGTTTCGCAGAAACTGATGAGATAACAGAGCTCTGCAAAGTCGTCGCGAGATACAACGGTTTCTACGCCACGCACATGAGGAGCGAGAGCGCAAGATTGATCGAATCCGTCGAAGAGACGATCGAGATAGGAAAAAGGAGTAACGTCTCTGTTCAGATTTCCCATCACAAAGCCTGTGGTGAAAAGTACTTTGGCAAGGTGAAAGAGACTCTCAAAATGATAGAACAAGCTCGGAACGAGGGCTACGATGTCACGTGCGATGTGTATCCTTACACTGCCACGGCGACGGACCTCGACGCGATCCTGCCGGATTGGGTGCACGAGAACGGCACTGAGAGAATGCTGGAGAGACTGAAAGATCCAAAGATCAGAGAGAAGATAAAACAACAGATCGATCCGATCCAAAAGGCGATGGGTGGTTATGACAAGATACACATCAGCTATGTCGTGAGCGAGAAGAACAAGCCTTTCCAGGGGAAGAGTCTCGCCGAGATCGCGAAGGTGCTCAGCAAAGACCCACTCGAAGCGGCTTTCGATCTGATAGTGGAGGAACGTGGTCGCGTGGGCATGATGAGGTTCGCCATGGACGAAGAGGACGTCAAACTTGTCATCAAAAGTCCTTATTCGATGATAGGATCGGACGGCAGCGCACTCTCCACTGAAGGTGTTCTATCCCAGGGCCATCCACACCCAAGGAACTTTGGCACCTTCGTCAGGGTCTTGGCACGTTATGTGAGAGAACTCAAGCTTTTGAGCGTTGAAGAGGCCGTGTGGAAAATGACAAGTTTTCCAGCAAGGAAGATCGGCATCTTGGACAGGGGCATCTTGAGACCCAAAATGACCGCTGACATCGTCATCTTCGATCTCGATCGAGTTCAAGAGCTTGCAACTTTCGGAGATCCGAAAAGATATCCGAAAGGCATCGTTCACGTTTTGGTGAACGGCGTGGTCGTCCTGCGCGATGAAGAACTGACAGGTGAGAGGCCCGGCAGAGTGTTGAGGAAGTTCGGCAAATGA
- the ltaE gene encoding low-specificity L-threonine aldolase translates to MIDLRSDTVTKPTAEMRKAIAEAEVGDDVYGEDPTVNRLEELAAEMFGKEAALFVASGTMGNQVSIMAHTQRGDEVILEADSHIFWYEAGAMAVLSGVMPHPIKGRNGAMDPDEVRRAIRPKDIHFPRTSLISIENTHNRSGGRVVPIENFKAIYEIAKEHGINVHVDGARIFNAAIASNVSVKEYAKYADSLMFCLSKGLCAPVGSIVVGSKQFIERARKARKILGGGMRQAGVLAAAGIVALTKMVDRLKQDHENAKFLALKLREIGYMVNPEEVETNMVILRTDNLRVDAHQLLKTMKERGVLAVAFSDSSIRLVTHNDVSRSDILRALDVFEKLFKEFRL, encoded by the coding sequence ATGATCGATCTTCGTTCAGACACTGTAACGAAGCCAACGGCCGAGATGAGAAAAGCCATAGCGGAGGCAGAAGTTGGAGACGATGTGTACGGGGAAGATCCCACGGTGAACAGACTCGAAGAGCTGGCCGCAGAGATGTTCGGCAAGGAAGCGGCTCTTTTCGTTGCATCCGGAACTATGGGCAATCAGGTCAGCATCATGGCACACACCCAGCGCGGTGATGAAGTGATACTCGAAGCGGACAGCCACATCTTCTGGTACGAAGCAGGCGCAATGGCCGTTCTTTCAGGCGTGATGCCTCACCCAATCAAAGGTAGAAACGGCGCGATGGATCCAGACGAGGTTCGCAGAGCGATAAGACCCAAGGACATACACTTTCCGAGAACTTCCTTGATAAGCATAGAGAACACCCACAACAGGTCGGGTGGTAGAGTGGTTCCCATCGAAAACTTCAAAGCGATCTACGAGATCGCCAAGGAGCATGGAATAAACGTCCACGTCGATGGTGCGAGGATTTTCAACGCCGCGATCGCTTCGAACGTTTCAGTCAAAGAGTACGCCAAGTACGCAGACTCTCTGATGTTCTGCCTTTCCAAAGGTCTCTGTGCACCCGTCGGGTCGATCGTGGTGGGGAGCAAACAGTTCATAGAAAGGGCAAGAAAGGCGAGGAAAATACTCGGAGGTGGTATGAGGCAGGCGGGTGTTTTAGCTGCGGCCGGGATCGTCGCTTTGACCAAGATGGTTGACCGATTGAAGCAAGACCATGAAAACGCAAAATTCCTTGCACTGAAACTGAGAGAGATTGGCTATATGGTCAACCCAGAGGAAGTCGAAACCAACATGGTGATCCTGAGGACAGACAATTTGAGAGTCGACGCACACCAGCTATTGAAAACGATGAAAGAAAGAGGCGTCCTCGCCGTCGCTTTCTCAGACTCGTCGATACGGCTCGTGACGCACAACGACGTTTCGAGGAGCGATATACTGAGAGCGTTAGACGTGTTTGAAAAGTTGTTCAAAGAATTCAGACTTTGA
- a CDS encoding cupin domain-containing protein, which yields MQIERSSGRLSELVQYQNGSIVSRTIIDKKTGTVTIFAFDKSQRLSEHTAPFDALVYVLDGECEIKISGQSYHLKAGDFIVMPANEPHAVSALEKFKMLLVMIKS from the coding sequence ATGCAAATTGAAAGATCAAGCGGAAGGCTTTCAGAACTGGTTCAGTATCAAAACGGTTCGATCGTGAGCAGAACGATCATTGATAAGAAGACTGGGACTGTTACGATCTTCGCCTTCGACAAATCTCAACGCCTCTCGGAACACACCGCACCGTTCGACGCTCTGGTGTACGTTCTGGATGGTGAGTGTGAGATCAAGATATCCGGTCAATCTTACCATCTCAAGGCGGGAGACTTCATCGTCATGCCAGCGAACGAACCACATGCGGTGAGCGCCTTGGAGAAATTCAAAATGTTGTTGGTGATGATCAAGTCTTGA
- a CDS encoding SDR family oxidoreductase, with the protein MLKDKVAIVTGGGQGIGAAIAQLFCENGARVVIAEIDEEAGIEREEILESKGYEATFIRTDVSGEESVRRMVEQTVQLYGGVDILVNNAAISSTKNIFERTLEEWERVIRVNLTGPYICARYCAEQMIKRNGGVIINIASTRAFMSEPNTEPYSASKGGVVALTHSLAISLAKYRIRVVCISPGWIETSRWKKASLRSEPQLRAIDHEQHPVGRVGDPLDIANLCVFLADDEKAGFITGVNFTVDGGMTVKMIYVE; encoded by the coding sequence ATGCTGAAGGACAAGGTGGCAATCGTGACCGGTGGTGGCCAAGGTATAGGTGCCGCGATAGCTCAGTTGTTCTGTGAGAACGGTGCAAGGGTGGTGATCGCCGAGATAGACGAAGAGGCTGGCATCGAGCGTGAGGAAATTCTGGAATCGAAAGGTTACGAGGCGACGTTCATTAGGACTGACGTTTCTGGCGAAGAGTCAGTCAGGCGGATGGTCGAACAGACCGTCCAGCTCTACGGTGGTGTGGACATTCTGGTGAATAACGCGGCGATAAGTTCTACAAAGAACATCTTTGAAAGAACTTTGGAGGAATGGGAGAGAGTCATCAGGGTGAATCTCACAGGACCTTACATTTGCGCACGTTACTGTGCCGAGCAGATGATCAAGAGAAACGGAGGAGTCATTATCAACATCGCCAGCACGAGGGCGTTCATGTCAGAACCAAACACGGAACCTTACTCGGCGTCGAAGGGAGGCGTCGTCGCACTGACGCACTCTCTGGCGATCAGCTTAGCTAAGTACAGAATCAGAGTCGTGTGCATCAGTCCAGGATGGATTGAAACATCGAGATGGAAAAAAGCTTCTCTGAGAAGTGAACCACAGCTTAGAGCCATTGACCATGAACAACACCCTGTTGGCCGGGTCGGTGATCCTCTGGACATAGCCAATTTGTGCGTCTTCTTGGCAGACGATGAGAAAGCTGGTTTCATAACGGGTGTCAACTTCACGGTCGATGGTGGCATGACGGTGAAGATGATTTATGTAGAATGA